In Heliangelus exortis chromosome W, bHelExo1.hap1, whole genome shotgun sequence, the following proteins share a genomic window:
- the LOC139789244 gene encoding olfactory receptor 14I1-like — protein sequence MIQGEMVSDLLHHPETLKSMGPDGTHTKPHLIASLPHFTTSQFLLLAFADRKELQLLHFWLFLGIYLAALLGNGLIITTIACDHHLHTPMYFLLFNLSLLDLAGTGGAGTIREPAAYTEIFRAVLRIPSEQGRHKAFSTCLPHLSVVSLFISTAIFAYLKPSSFLSPSLVLVLSFLYSVVPPAVNPLIYSMRNQELKSTVWKLVARLFS from the exons ATGATCCAAGGGGAGATGGTCAGTGACCTCCTGCACCACCCAGAGACACTCAAGTCTATGGGGCCAGATGGGACCCACACAAAG ccacacctgattgcctcattgcctcatttcactacaagccagttcctcctcctggcatttgcagacaggaaggagctgcagctcttgcacttctggctcttcctgggcatctacctggctgccctcctgggcaatggcctcatcatcaccaccatcgcctgtgaccaccacctccacacccccatgtacttcCTTCTCttcaacctctccctcctcgacctgg ctggcacaggcggggcgggcaccaTCCGGGAACCTGCTGCCTACACggagatcttcagggctgtgctgaggatcccctctgagcagggacggcacaaagccttttccacatGCCTCCCTCACCTGTCTGTGGTCTCCCTGTTCATCAGCACAGCCATCTTTGCCTACCTGAAGCCCTCCTCCTTCTTGTCCCCGTCCCTGGTCCTGGTGCTGTCATTTCTTTACTCggtggttcctccagcagtgaaccccctcatctacagcatgaggaacCAGGAGCTCAAGAGTACTGTGTGGAAACTGGTGGCACGATTGTTTTCATAG